One Aegilops tauschii subsp. strangulata cultivar AL8/78 chromosome 2, Aet v6.0, whole genome shotgun sequence genomic window, AGGACGAACTCTGTGCCGAGGCGAGCTGTGATCTGCTGAAGAAGTGCTGGCGAGGACGCAGTCAGGATGATGTCGCCGACGTACAGTAGGAGGTACGCGGTGGCGGGGCCCTGGTGGTAGACAAACAGGGAGGCATCGGACCGTGTGGACCGGAACCCCTGTTGCTGAAGGAAGGCCGCGATCCGCTGGTACCAGGCCCGAGGTGCCTGCTTCAACCCGTAGAGAGAACGGGAGAGCAAGCACACGTGGTCCGGATAGTCGGTGTCGACGAAACCAGTCGGCTGCTGACAGAACACCTGCTCGTCGAGATGGCCATGCAAGAAAGCATTAGACACATCGAGCTGGTGGACAGGCCAAGCGCGAGAAACAGCAAGCTGGAGAACAGTGCGAATCGTGCCCGGTTTAACGAccggggcgaaggtgtcggtgatgttggagatcgttgcagaaattaaaaaaattctacgcatcaccaagaacaatctatggagtcttctagcaacgagagggaaaagagtgcatctacatacccttgtagatcgcgagcggaagcgttcaagtgaacggggttgatggagtcgtactcgtcgtgatccaaatcaccgatgaccgagcgccgaacggacggcacctccgcgttcaacacacgtacggttggggaagacgtctcctccttcttgatccagcaaggggaagggagaggttgatggagatccagcagcacgacggcgtggtggtggaagcagcggggatctcggcagggcttcgccaagctcagcgagagggagaggtgtcacgggagggagagggaggcgccaggggcttgggtgcggctgccctccctcccccctctttatatagagcccctgggggggcgccggccctaggagatccaatctccaaggggggcggccaagggggtggcttgccccccaagccaagtggggcgccccccacccctagggtttccaaccctaggcgcagggggaggcccagggggggcgcaccagcccaacaggggctggttcccctcccacttcagcccatggggccctccgggataggtacccttccggtggtcccggtacaataccggtgactcCCGAGACTTTCCCGGTgaccgaaactggacttcctatatacaattcttcacctccggactattccggaactcctcgtgatgtccgggatctcatccgggactccgaacaactttcggatttccgcatactaatatctctacaaccctagcgtcaccgaaccttaagtgtgtagaccctacgggttcgggagacatgcagacatgaccgagacgactctccagtcaataaccaacagcgggatctggatacccatgttggctcccacatgttccacgatgatctcatcggatgaaccacgatgtcgaggattcaatcaatcccgtatacaattcgcTTTGTCAATctgtacgttacttgcccgagattgaatcgtcggtatcccaataccttgttcaatctcgttaccggcaagtcactttactcgtaccgtaatgcatgatcccgtgaccaaacacttggtcacattgagctcattatgatgatgcattaccgagtgggcccagagatacctctccgtcatacggagtgacaaatcccagtctcgattcgtgccaacccaacagacactttcggagatacccgtagtgcacctttatagccacccagttacgttgtgacgtttggtacacccaaagcactcctatggtatccgggagttgcacaatctcatggtctaaggaaatgatacttgacatttggaaaagctctagcaaacgaactacacgatcttgtgctatgcttaggattgggtcttgtccatcacattattctcctaatgatgtgatcccgttatcaatgacatccaatgtccatagtcaggaaaccatgactatctgttgatcaacgaactagtcaactagaggctcactagggacatgttgtggtctatgtattcacacatgtattacgatttccggataacacaattatagcatgaacaatagacaattatcatgaacaaggaaatataataataaccattttattattgcctctagggcatatttccaacaggtgaAGTCCACGTTGGCGCGCTGGCGAAATCCGTGCACCACCCAACGCGCCTTGTAGCGCTCGAGAGAACCGTCGGGGCGAGTCTTGTGGTGGAAGACCCACTTGCCAGTGATGACATTGGCACGGGGTGGCCGCAGGACAAGCTGCCACGTACGGTTGCGCTGCAGGGCGTCAAACTCCTCACGCATCGCAGCTAGCCAGTTTGGATCCCGAAGGGCTGCGCGAGCGGAGGTGGGGAGCGGGGACGACGTTGAGGTAGAAGCCGCGCATGCGTACTCGTCCGATGAGTAGCGCGTGCTGGGACGCAGGGTCCCAGTCCGAGCCCGAGTGACCACACCGGTGAGGGGTGCGGCCACGGCGACGGGAGCCGCCGAGGGAGCCACGGCGACGGGGgccgcggcggggccggccgagGGGGCCACGGCGACGGGGGCCGCGATGGGGGCCGCGGCGggggcggccaaggaggccgctgCGTCGGGGGCCGCTGCAGGGGCCGCAGCGCCAGGGGCCGCCGGCGCGGGGAGCGCGGGCAGGGCCGAACCCGAGGCGCGGCTGGCGGTCCACCAGAAGACTCCGAAGGTGATGGTACCTGCTGAAACGGGAACACGAGCTCATCAAAGTACACATGCCACGAAGTGAAAATGCAGTGGGATACTGGATCatagcaccggtaacctttggtgttGGGAGGATAGCCAAGGAAGATGCAAGGGAGTGACCGGGGTGCGAGTTTGTGAGGAGCAGTGGACGCGGTGCTAGGATAATAGAGACACCCGAAAATGCGAAGACCATCATAAGATGGAACCGCACCGAAGAGGAGCTGGTGAGGGGTGTAGTTCCAGCGGGAACGACAGGGGCGAATGTTAATGAGGAGGCTGGCAGTCGCGAGCGCGTTCGGCCAGAACCGAGCAGGCACATAGGAGTGGAACAGCAACGTGCGGACACAGTCATTAAGCGTGCGAAGGACGCGCTCGGCGCGACCATTCTGCTGAGACGTGTAGGGGCAGGTGAGGCGAAAGATGGTGCCGTGGGACGCAAGTAAATTGCGGACGGCAACGTTGTCAAACTCCTTGCCATTGTCAGTTTGCAAGGCGAGAATGGGACGGCCGAACTGTGTGGTGACATATGAATAAAAAGCGGTGAGTGTGGCAAGAGCGTCGGACTTGCGATGGAGAGGGAAGGTCCACACATAATGAGTAAAATCATCCAATATCACCAAATAGTATAAATAACCCGTGTTGCTAGCAACCGGGgacgtccaaacatcactatgcaATAACTGAAACGGAAAGGTGGAAATGTAGACTCGCTAAAGGGAAGACGAACGTGCTTGCCAAGACGGCAAGCCTCACAAGTGTGATCGTCGACCTTATTACATGAGAAGGAAAAACTCTGAAGAATCTGACGCATAACGGTGGAGTTGGGATGACCGAGACGGGCATGCCAAAGATCGACACTggcggcgaaggcggcggggcgacgggtgGTGGTGGCGCCGGAGAGATGCACTGGATAAAGCTCGTCCGGGCTATCACATCGGTGGAGCACCATCCGTGTACGGGCATCCTTCACAGAAAAACCGATATCGTCAAATTCAACAGTTATAGGATTCTCACGAGCAAGGCGACGAACGGAAACAAGATTAGTGACCAAGTCAGGAGACACAAGAACATTAGACATATGCACAGGAGTGGAAGTAGAAGGAAAAGACATATGATCGACGTGAGTAATGGGTAGGGAGGAACCGTTACCAACGGTGATATGGGTGGGAGTATGAACGGGAGTGGTAGATGTGAGGTTACCGGGATGAGCAGTCATGTGAGCAGTGGCGCccgagtccatgtaccagtcACCACCGCCACCATAGGAGCTCGGTGACGGGGCGGAGTGCAGTGCAACGAGCAAGGCCGGGTCCCACGGCGGCGGCACCTGAGGAGGGTAGCACCCTCCGTAGGCCGGCGCGGGAGCAGCCCCGaaggccggagcggcggcggcggcgccgtagGCGGGCGCGGCcccataggccggcgcggcggcgccgcCATAGGCCGGCACGGACCCGTAGGCGGGCGCCGGCCGGGGGGGGACCATAGCCGCTGTAGGGAGCGGCGTACTGCGCGGCGAAGAGGGCCTGGTGACCCGCCGGGCGGGGCCCAAGGATGCCCGGAGCCGGAGCCCGAGGGACCGGCATGGAGTACGCGTGGACGACGCCGGTCCACGGGTTGGTGCCGTACGTCCATGGGGGAGTCACCTGCTGCTGCTGACGaggcccccccccccgccccccggCGCCTGTTGCTGCTTGCGGCCGCCCCCGCGGCGGTTGCCGCGGCGCCTGCCGCGGCGCCTGCCACCCGGCTTCTGGGGGGCAGCGGGGAGgggcgggaggcgcgggcgggaGGGGGAAGTACCCCGGAGGCGCTGGTGGCGGCGGCTGCTGGCACGGCGCGGGTGGGGCGGTCGGTGGAGGGGCGCCACGGGAggtgccggcggcgagggcgtgGTGCTGCACACGCTTCTTGACCCCCTTCATCCGGCGCTCCTCCAACCTCAAGTACGCCACAAACTTGGGGAAGGAGGGCTCCGGCATCAAGGTGAGGTTAGAGGCGGCGTTGCCGAAGTCCTCGTTGAGGCCGGCGGTGAGCGTGCTGAGGAGGAGGTCGTCGTCCACCTTGGCTCCAATGTCACGGAGCTCATCCGCCAACGTCTTCAGGCGACGGCAGTAGTCATCAATGGACTGTTCATCCTGGTGACAGTCAAAAAATTCCTGCTGCAAAAAAACGCGGCGCTGAAGCttgttgtcggtgaagaggccgTTCAGCTTGACCCACAGGGCGCGGGCGTCGTCGCCGGCGCTCACGACGGTGTGGAACAAGTCCTTGGAGATGGTGGTGAAGAACCACCGGATGATCGTGGCGTCGATCGTGGTCCACTCGGCGTCGTCCACCATGGCGCGTGAGTCCATGGTGCCATCCACGTGATCCACGAGATTGTTCTCGCGGAAGAGCAGCGTGAAGTACGTATTCCACGCGAAGTACGTGGAGTTGGAGGCGTCGAGGATCACGGGGACGCGTGCATGGACGTTGATGTCGCGGATCTCGGCAGGGTCGACGGCGAAGGGGTTGGAGTAGGTGGAGGCGTTGGATGACATGGCGAGGAGATCGtggggagggaggcggcggcgcggctgagGAGAGGCAGCGCGGCGGCGGGAggcaggcggcgcggcgggaaggggcggcgcggcgcggaggggaaGGCGCGCGGTGGGGAGGaggggtggtggcggcggcttggggcgGGGGCGGGAGATCGCAGCGGCGGTGGCccgaggcggcggctagggttagcggAAGCTGGAAGATCGACTTACGATAGATACCatgtagagaatgatttggtgcatcgataattgattgatcgtgcactaggcacatatatataggtacaaggAGTGCGACCGGTATCTTGTCTTCTAAGATACACGTACATACAGAGGGAGACAGATACTACAGTTACTGCATACAGAACCCGGACCTACGTACATGTACACATGTTCAACACTTTTGATACTGCTTCGAATCCAGTCCAAGGTCTAGACCCCTGCTTTATTCAAagcaaaagaaaaggaaaaggaaaaggagGAAGAAGCTGATAGTTCAATCTTTATTCTTGAAGTAGCTCCAGCCTCAAGCAAAGAACCAGCTACGGATGCTTTGGCCAGAACTAAAGCCAAAGGAAAAACAAAAGCAAGCACGGCATTGCATACCAGCAAGTCGATCGGCAACACTTGCACAACTGTTCCCCACTATCCTCATTCATTCGTTGCTCCTCCTTCACCTGTCATAAACGTATAAATTGTTTCTTCTGCAACCTCATCATAGATCAGATCATGAGATGTGCCAGCCAGCCTACTGATTAAGGTACTATCAAAACTATTAATACGATTCTTCtgctacatatatatatatttccCATCTTAATTGCTTTGCAGTTTCTTTTCTTTTCAAAAGAACCAGTATTTTAATTATGCATTGACTAACAATTACGCTCTTCTGGTAACTAGGTGCCACCTGCTAATTGATTCATCTGGAGGTGCAAATTAATCAATGGGTTAGATTTCCGGAGCTTCTTGTCTCTGCAAGGCCTTCACTCAAACATCAGTCATCATGCGTCGGCAGGTATTAATTTCTGTgctacacatgcatgcatgcaatcctCACGGTGCAGATTAGTACTGTATTACTTTCCTCTGGTGGCATGTTATGTTAGAGATGTCTTAGTTGGCTCTTGAATAAAATTGTCACACCTTCAAGATTTAATTATGTGTTCATTAGCTCCAAGGATCAAGCAACGATGGCTTAATattaacacacacacacacacacacacacacaaataaaGGATGCAACTATTGCTGAAATTAATTAACCCTTTAAATCTTGAGGCTTAATAATAATATTACAAGAGCTAGGAGGCTTAGATAGAAGGGGACGGACCCTCCTCCAACCGTCATCAGATTAATTATGTGCCCCATCCCCTGGATGCAGGACCTTGCTGTCCTCCTTTCTCTAGGAGGTCATGACTTGGCCCTCCTCCAAACGCCACCAGTTTAATTAACATCTCTGCCTCCTCTCCCAGCTAGCTCAGCACTGCCACTGCTATGCTCCGGTCTCTGGCGGGTGGCTGCTAGCACTGACCTTCAAACCAGAGCATACTGGATTTGGGTCGCACACCAATGATGACCTGCCGCCTGCCATGGCCGACAGTACGACTGGTGGTCCATCTGATTAACACATATACACTGGAACTATGCTCCTGGGTTACTGTGGGCCTACATGAGTGCCTGCAGTCCATAACTCCATATAATTAGTGCCGATCCTAATCAAGAAAAGTAGGTGCACCTTTTGCATATATGTTGCTAGACGAAAACTGCTGTAGTGAGTGACCTCAACTAATTACCATCAACTTACTAATGCAGAGGATTTATGTGGACAACATTGAAGAAGCAGTGCAACAGTTAATCCCTTATCTGGAGGATACAAGCAGTACTGCACACAAGGCCATCTATTTTGATGGATGGGATGGGTTGGCTGCTTCGGCGGTGCTTAGAGCTATAGCTGAAGACCCTCCACCATCTCTGCTGAAGATATTCAACAAGATCATCCACATCGATTGCTCCAGGTGGAAAAGCCGAAGAGCTCTCCAGAGGACAATTGCACAAGAAGTTCTTCCTCATCGGGTAATGGATATTTTTGATAGgcaagatgaagaagatgattTCTGTGGGATAGACGAAGGCTCAAGAGCTGAAATAGGATTCATTGGGAGAGAGATCCTTCAAGTCCTTATGGCGCACAGATGTTTAGTGGTCTTTCATAACGGAAGCAATGATATGGTTAATTTAAGCGCTTTTGGCGTTCCTCAACCAGAGTTTTTTGGTACTAAGATATTGTGGTCATTTCGAGAAAGGCTTCGGCTCAACCCAGGAATTAGTGAGAAGGTGGATGATTCCAATCTTTTTCTTTATGCACACAATGATGAGCTGTGGAATTTTCTGCTTAAAATAGAGGCTAgagaaattgttgggtacacaaATAAGCTTGGTGAAGCAGTTGAAGAGTGTTGCTTGTATTTGCTGTCATTAAATTCTCAGGGAGGCAACATCATGGACTATGACTGGGCTACCCATGCTTCTAACTATTGGGTCTGTGATGGGATTATAAAAGGAGATCAGGATGATGAAGCATGGGAGGTTGCAGCTGCTCTGCATCAACAAATAAATATAAAGGATTATTCATCTAATTCACTGCCCACTTTTGGTGATGAACTGAACACGCCTCTTGAACGGTGGATATTATCCAGGTATAACTCTGTTTTGTATCCATGGTCAACGTCCTTTTTTCTTGCTGGAACCGCAAGCAGATCTGATCCTCCATCAAGACCCTTACCTAATGACACGTTTCATCAATCGAACATGCTTCGTGTGCTCAAGTTATGCCGTTGCACCTTCTGTTTTTCTGCACCTCCTTTCGGTTGTTGCCGCAACTTAAGGTTCCTCGGATTAGATGGCTGCAAGGATCATCGAGTAGAAGAAGATGAGAAGCAAGATAGACCAGCAATGGAATGTTTTCAGAGCCTATGGGTACTAGACATATGCCACACAGATTGGGAATTTGCCTTGTCACCGGAGATAACAGAGCAGATTGCTCGGAACATTAGAGAGGTACACATAAAGAAGGGAAGAATTTGGCAACACAGTTTTACATGGCGACAACTGCAAAACCTTCACAAGCTTCGAGTAATTGAGCCTACGTCACCTTGGGGGACAGGCCAAAATGATGAATTCACCAATATGGTTAAGTTGGAGTTCCTTGACCTATCTGGGGATAGTACAATACAAGCTTTGCCAAGTATGTCAGGGGCTACTAGCCTCAAGATTCTGATTCTCGATGATTGTGTTAAACTGGAAAGTGTGGGCCCGGAAGGACTACCGCCATCACTTGAATCCTTCAGCTTAGATTGTTGTACAAGAGGGGATCAGAATAACAATGCTCAAATTTCTCATATCTCTTTGGCTGGTTGTGCAAGATTGGTGAACTTCAAGTTGCGTGGATCGCTTCCAAATCTTGAGGAGCTAGATCTATCAGGCACATTGGTCAAAACACTTGACCTGAAAGATAAGGTGGTGCAGGCCCCATGCCTCAAGCAAATTATTCTGTTGGGATGTCTGCAGCTCCTTGCCATATTATGGCCTAAAAATGGTATGCCAAAACATACAGTGTTGCGCATTGATTCTTTAGTCTGTCTTGTTCAAGCAGAACTTCTTCAAGCATATGCTACTATAATGGACATAAGGTTTCTTCAGACCTTGGTATTAGAGAGTAATGTTGAGTTCTGTTGGAAGAGTAGTAGGTTTCATCTAAATTTATGTGTCCCATGTACCAACAAAGTTGAGGAGCAAAGCTATAAGAAGACTACCATTGGTAGTGGTGGGCATATAATGGGTCCTCCTCGGCTGAAGTCAATAATACCCAATGCTTACATCACCTACATGGATGTCGTTGTTGACAACATGACTATTGATGATTGCTATAATAGTGCACCGCAGTTTCAGCCGTTGGGCTCCCATGTGGAGATTGGTGATGGAATTAGTTTCACTAGAATGGAGAGCACACAAGTAGTGAAGGCTATCATCTTTGTGATGGACAAGACTGAGTTGTTGCATGCGCACGACAATTCTTCCATCAGCACTGTCATCCCTGAACATATGATGTCCATGGGAGGTGAGAAACTTATATGGAAACATCTGAAATCTTGTCACATTGTGAGATGTCCCAAGTTGCACACAATCTTCAATATTATCTGGGGATACAACAAATTTAGAGAACTAGTAAACTTTTGGGCAGCTGATCTCCCGATGGCCCATTGCATTTGGAGCAGACAAAGGGCACGGGATATTGAGGACCCTGTTTCCTTTGCGAAACTGCAGAGCATACACCTGTCCTCCTGCCCAAGGCTCACATTTGTGCTCCAGTTTTCCAGGTTATACACCTTGAGAAGGTTGGAAACCCTCCACATCGTCTTTTGTGGTGATCTAAGGCAGGTGTTCCCCGTGGAGCCAGAGATTCTGACAAGCATAGCTACAAGCTACCGTAAAGATGTTCTGGGTTTCCCAAACCTGAAGCATATCTACTTCCATCAGCTCTTCAAGCTGGAACATATATGCCAGGCCAAGATGTTTGCTCCCAAGCTTGAGACTATCAGGGTCAGGGGATGCTGGGGTCTCAAGCGCCTCCCCTCTGTTGGCCGAGATAGCCGCCCTATCGTGGACTGCGAGGAGGACTGGTGGGAGGCGCTGGAGTGGGATGGGCCGGAGGCTGGCCACGACCCTTCCCTCTTCCGGCCGCGCCACTCGGCGTATTACAAGAAGCCCCTGCCTAGAGTCTCAGTTCTACGGTGAGCTGACCAGGCGCTATTCAGGTACACACAGTCATGTGTTCTCTCTTATTTTTGATCTTGTTTCATGCATCTGTCATAGTATATTCATGGtgcacagagagagagagagagagagagaccttGGGTGATTAAATACCCTGTTACATACTATCTAATTTGCTTCCATTTAATCAATATTATCATCATTACATGTGCTGTGTAGGTTTGGTTGTTGCAAAAAGATGGCGACATCTTGCTGCCGTCGACTGCTGCTGTTGCCGCAACGGTTCAGGTGTTTGCTTCCGAGATTGTGGCTGTGTATTTTCCCAAGAATAAATTGGTTCTGGTTTGatgctgtgtgtgtgtgtgtgtgtgtgtgtgtgtgcaggcTTAATTATTTTCAGGTGAGGAACAATATATGTGTGTTGTTTGGTTTGGTTTGGTTTGTGGTTGCAATAAGAAGTGCTTGATGTGTCTGTGGGTGTAATGAGAGTGCTGCTTGCCAAAGCTAGTGAAACAGCATAGTTAATATagtgttgcctctgagtttcaaTCAAGGGCAGGGATTGAAGTTGTGGAATCCAATCACGGTCCTTTTGGCTTGCTGTGTGTGTTACTTGGATCTTCAAGTGGCCGGCCGGGACAAGCGATCATTTCGTAccagagcagagcagagcagaggAGAATCAAGCAAGTGCAATGTGTGTCCCATATCCCGTACGTACGGCACAGGGTACAGCTTCAAGCTGCATTTCGTTCCAGTAGCTAGCTTTAGCCTTTGTGCAGATGGGTGTTGCGGCCAGTCTCTGCTCTCTGGCAGACAAGAAGCACGGCGCACGAGACGACGGGCCTTCAGATCTGCACGGCAACTCCGGCGAGGGTATGGAGAGAGAAGATCAAGGCCCTCACCAGCAACTGCTGTGGCAGGTATCGACCTGCTCTGATTCCTGGACGGTCCGGCGGGAACGAACTCAGTTTGTCATCGTTAGCTGAAGCGAACTCAATTTGCAGATGGGATGTTTATGTTTTGTAGCACTGACTGACCTGTTGATGATTATTTCAGTTGTCCAAAAAAAAAGGTTCATATCCGGTTGAATTCCATTGAACAAATCAAATCCTGTCAGATTGTTGGTCACACCTTCCCGCAGAAAAAAAAAAACGAAGTTTGTTGCTCACACCTTAGGGGAAGTTGTAGTCATCAGTatctacttcctccgttcctaaatataagtctttctagagattccaatatgaactacacacggatgtatatagacatagtttagaggGTAGATTTACTCactttgctccgtatgtagtctatattgaaatatctaaaaagagtAATAtctaggaacggaggaagtatctCACATGCAGGCACCGGCGATTCTACTCAACAGGCTTAAACAGGCTCAAGCCTGCcctaaaaaatcacaaaaaaaaaaatTACTACCAAGCACACTAGTTAGGCCTAGCCAAGAAAATAACAACTCCCAGCCATCTTATCGCATCACGCTGCACTACCTCCAATAAAAATTAGCGTATTTGAAGTTGAGCCTACCCTCCATTTGCATCCTAGATTCGCCACTGATGCAGGCTATAAGTCAACAAACTTTAGGTTATATAAGTAATAAGTTGTAGGCCTTTAGGTTGTACTcactccgtcccaaaataagtgacccaactttgtactagctttagtacaaagtacaaagttgagtcacttattttgggacttAGAGAGTATATGATACGTAGGGTCTATGTATACATATCAACTTTTATTTGTACTCATATATAGCAAAACATATACACACAAAAATCATATAACAGTACACATACAAATACTCTGAGGTCCCGAACCCCGAAAGGCTCACGCAAGGTACAATTGCAGACAAGAAAAAGAGACAAAATGTTACATATCTCGCTTCTTCAACTTCACTATGAGTCCATTTTTCATCTGCAGCACACAAGACATCTTCGGCTGGACTCTCTGCCCTTCAACCACCTCCATGTCGAAGTTCCACACCATTGCCGCAACAATAGTATTCATCTGCATAAATGAGATGTCCTTGCCAAGGCACAGCCTCGGGCCCGAGCTGAATGCCAAAAATTTGTGAGACGGCACGTACCGCAGCTTCTTGCCATCCTCTGAGAGCCATCTATCCGGGTTATACTCCA contains:
- the LOC109734152 gene encoding uncharacterized protein, with translation MRRQRIYVDNIEEAVQQLIPYLEDTSSTAHKAIYFDGWDGLAASAVLRAIAEDPPPSLLKIFNKIIHIDCSRWKSRRALQRTIAQEVLPHRVMDIFDRQDEEDDFCGIDEGSRAEIGFIGREILQVLMAHRCLVVFHNGSNDMVNLSAFGVPQPEFFGTKILWSFRERLRLNPGISEKVDDSNLFLYAHNDELWNFLLKIEAREIVGYTNKLGEAVEECCLYLLSLNSQGGNIMDYDWATHASNYWVCDGIIKGDQDDEAWEVAAALHQQINIKDYSSNSLPTFGDELNTPLERWILSRYNSVLYPWSTSFFLAGTASRSDPPSRPLPNDTFHQSNMLRVLKLCRCTFCFSAPPFGCCRNLRFLGLDGCKDHRVEEDEKQDRPAMECFQSLWVLDICHTDWEFALSPEITEQIARNIREVHIKKGRIWQHSFTWRQLQNLHKLRVIEPTSPWGTGQNDEFTNMVKLEFLDLSGDSTIQALPSMSGATSLKILILDDCVKLESVGPEGLPPSLESFSLDCCTRGDQNNNAQISHISLAGCARLVNFKLRGSLPNLEELDLSGTLVKTLDLKDKVVQAPCLKQIILLGCLQLLAILWPKNGMPKHTVLRIDSLVCLVQAELLQAYATIMDIRFLQTLVLESNVEFCWKSSRFHLNLCVPCTNKVEEQSYKKTTIGSGGHIMGPPRLKSIIPNAYITYMDVVVDNMTIDDCYNSAPQFQPLGSHVEIGDGISFTRMESTQVVKAIIFVMDKTELLHAHDNSSISTVIPEHMMSMGGEKLIWKHLKSCHIVRCPKLHTIFNIIWGYNKFRELVNFWAADLPMAHCIWSRQRARDIEDPVSFAKLQSIHLSSCPRLTFVLQFSRLYTLRRLETLHIVFCGDLRQVFPVEPEILTSIATSYRKDVLGFPNLKHIYFHQLFKLEHICQAKMFAPKLETIRVRGCWGLKRLPSVGRDSRPIVDCEEDWWEALEWDGPEAGHDPSLFRPRHSAYYKKPLPRVSVLR